Proteins from a single region of Dyadobacter fanqingshengii:
- a CDS encoding alkaline phosphatase, whose protein sequence is MKRLLFLICCVAALPVLGQQVNAPFPQGHSHNDYLQPAPFALAYHEQFGSIEADVFLINDTLFVAHDKTQINRARTFDKLYLQPILETAAKNEGRVYRDKTLQLLVDLKTQGDPALLALSKLLAPYEAVFGKKGSVKVVVSGNVPAPETFDRYPSFIFFDGRPGVKYTPEQLNRIGLISQNFGSLSKWNGKGIPVEEDRIKLIAAVKEAHDQQKPFRFWASPDNINAWKQLVNLGADYINTDKVAALGAFLNGRAKAEFRAQSFHEVYKPTYLNSDSKGTVKNIILLIGDGMGLAQIHAGITGNAGKLNLTQFLNIGFSKTASSDNYITDSAAGATAFATGKKTRNRAIGVDSNLVPAKSIIKDFQAAGKKVALISSGDITDATPASFYAHRPERSMQDSIAKDYLSNWVDIAIGGGMEHFELTGVSKQLAVKGVNVSEKWGDLSSLKTPFLLLDPHNAKSIQNGRGSFLSDSFKKTIQEFKTHKPGFFMMAEGAQIDYGGHANIVSYTVLEMLDFDKLVGEALRFADSNGQTLVIVTADHETGGLTLLDGNLKTGYVDGHFSTDDHTGVMVPVFAYGPHSLDFRGVYENTEIYNKIRALISRFNNSITTPLH, encoded by the coding sequence ATGAAAAGACTGCTTTTTTTGATTTGCTGCGTCGCCGCACTTCCAGTTCTGGGCCAACAAGTAAATGCTCCGTTTCCTCAGGGACATTCGCACAACGATTACCTGCAACCCGCACCATTTGCATTGGCTTACCACGAGCAGTTTGGCTCTATTGAAGCCGACGTCTTCTTAATTAATGACACCCTCTTCGTAGCGCACGACAAAACCCAGATTAACCGGGCGCGGACTTTTGACAAACTATATCTGCAACCCATCTTAGAAACAGCAGCCAAAAATGAAGGAAGGGTTTATCGTGATAAAACGTTACAATTGCTTGTCGATCTGAAAACCCAGGGAGATCCGGCCTTGCTGGCATTATCGAAATTGCTGGCACCTTATGAAGCTGTGTTTGGGAAAAAAGGGAGCGTAAAAGTCGTTGTAAGCGGCAATGTTCCCGCTCCTGAAACATTCGACCGCTATCCTTCTTTTATTTTCTTTGATGGTCGCCCAGGCGTCAAATACACACCGGAACAGTTAAACCGCATTGGTTTGATCAGCCAGAATTTCGGTAGTCTGTCGAAATGGAACGGCAAAGGCATCCCAGTGGAAGAAGATCGTATAAAACTGATTGCAGCAGTCAAAGAAGCCCATGATCAGCAAAAACCCTTCCGTTTCTGGGCGAGTCCTGACAATATCAATGCCTGGAAACAGCTTGTTAACCTCGGAGCAGACTATATCAACACTGACAAAGTCGCAGCGCTCGGCGCCTTCCTGAACGGACGCGCAAAAGCAGAGTTTAGGGCGCAAAGCTTTCATGAAGTTTACAAGCCGACTTATCTCAACAGTGATTCGAAAGGCACAGTCAAAAATATTATCCTCCTCATCGGGGATGGTATGGGGTTGGCGCAGATCCACGCAGGGATCACAGGTAATGCGGGAAAATTGAACCTCACGCAATTTCTCAACATCGGCTTTTCCAAAACCGCATCTTCAGACAACTACATTACCGACTCTGCCGCAGGCGCAACAGCTTTTGCTACTGGCAAGAAAACCCGCAACAGAGCCATTGGAGTGGATTCCAATCTTGTTCCGGCAAAATCGATTATCAAAGATTTTCAGGCAGCAGGAAAAAAAGTTGCCTTGATCTCATCGGGTGACATAACCGATGCAACGCCCGCATCTTTTTACGCGCACCGCCCGGAAAGAAGTATGCAGGACAGCATTGCAAAAGACTATTTATCCAACTGGGTCGATATCGCTATTGGCGGTGGAATGGAACATTTCGAGCTTACCGGTGTATCTAAACAATTAGCGGTGAAAGGCGTGAACGTTTCAGAAAAATGGGGCGATCTTTCCAGTCTTAAAACTCCTTTCCTGCTACTTGATCCGCATAATGCCAAATCCATCCAAAACGGTCGCGGCAGTTTCCTGTCAGATTCCTTTAAAAAAACAATTCAGGAATTTAAAACACACAAACCAGGCTTTTTCATGATGGCAGAGGGCGCTCAAATTGATTACGGTGGCCATGCCAATATCGTTAGCTACACCGTACTGGAAATGCTGGACTTCGACAAACTGGTAGGAGAAGCGCTGCGTTTCGCCGACAGCAATGGCCAGACACTTGTGATCGTCACCGCCGACCACGAAACGGGCGGGCTTACCTTGCTGGACGGCAACCTGAAAACGGGTTACGTTGACGGACATTTCAGCACCGACGACCATACGGGAGTGATGGTGCCGGTTTTCGCTTATGGCCCGCATTCACTGGATTTCCGCGGGGTGTACGAGAATACTGAGATTTACAATAAAATCCGGGCACTTATCAGCAGATTTAATAATTCAATAACAACTCCTCTTCATTGA
- a CDS encoding RagB/SusD family nutrient uptake outer membrane protein: protein MFDKKYKLTHIITAFALCVLSSCSTDFIDLEDPNAVSNASFYQSPGEVEAAVNGIYQSLRNGNGIGETSALYSEERSDNTGRNDNQSNAGEPFQFNDFSLLPSNTYLKSHWLALYQTITRSNQVLEGIEKVNFADNDLKDKYKAEAKFMRALIYFHLVRRWGDVPLITRPLTFAEVQANTFREKQDVVYQQIVTDLTDAVNSTLPDVQTTATKGKVTKAAANALLGQVYLTMATTLDAANRTENLNKAKSHLTACYELRTFGTLKEIPYADVFDVAKKSTVPEIIFQVVNKQGDINFSSAIARNNQAKGETINSLINSTGAGGNVTPDLVLDYEEADVRKDYNIKFANDPIVRDYFITKFRDASPAATNQGFGGNDWILIRYADVILMLAEVNMHLGYEPAAIGFLNQVRERAGLPLYAESIRNTTYRTKYPTLKLAILHERRAELAFENHRWFDLLRFFSTDELVAYFKAKSQDNFGLAKLSNFGPKDRYYPIPFDEYKLDPTKMYQNPGY, encoded by the coding sequence TGCGTTCGCGCTTTGCGTGCTCAGTTCTTGCTCCACCGATTTTATTGATCTGGAAGACCCTAATGCGGTGTCCAATGCATCATTTTACCAGTCGCCCGGCGAGGTGGAAGCCGCAGTGAACGGCATATATCAGTCATTGCGCAACGGAAACGGAATCGGGGAAACGAGTGCGCTTTACAGCGAGGAGCGCTCGGACAATACAGGCAGGAACGATAACCAGTCCAATGCGGGTGAGCCGTTCCAGTTCAATGATTTTTCACTTTTGCCCAGCAATACTTACCTGAAAAGCCACTGGCTGGCACTATATCAGACCATTACCCGCTCGAACCAGGTTTTGGAAGGGATAGAAAAGGTAAATTTTGCGGATAATGATTTGAAAGATAAATACAAGGCGGAAGCCAAATTCATGCGTGCGCTGATTTACTTCCATCTTGTACGCAGATGGGGCGATGTGCCTTTGATCACCAGACCATTGACCTTTGCCGAGGTGCAGGCAAACACCTTTCGGGAGAAGCAGGATGTGGTTTACCAGCAAATTGTCACAGATTTAACCGACGCCGTAAACAGCACTTTGCCTGATGTGCAAACAACTGCGACCAAAGGAAAAGTGACCAAAGCGGCGGCGAATGCATTGCTCGGACAAGTTTACCTGACGATGGCAACTACGCTGGACGCAGCGAACCGGACGGAGAATCTGAACAAAGCGAAAAGCCATCTAACAGCTTGTTATGAACTTCGCACCTTTGGAACATTAAAAGAGATTCCTTATGCCGATGTTTTTGATGTGGCTAAAAAATCCACGGTTCCTGAGATTATTTTCCAGGTGGTCAACAAACAGGGCGACATTAATTTTTCTTCGGCAATCGCGCGAAACAACCAGGCAAAAGGTGAGACGATCAACTCACTGATAAACTCAACCGGCGCGGGCGGCAATGTTACGCCAGATCTTGTGCTGGACTACGAAGAAGCGGACGTGAGAAAGGATTATAACATTAAGTTTGCAAACGACCCGATCGTGCGTGACTATTTTATCACCAAATTCCGCGACGCCAGTCCAGCCGCAACAAACCAGGGTTTTGGTGGAAATGACTGGATATTGATCCGTTATGCAGATGTAATTTTAATGTTGGCGGAAGTCAATATGCATCTTGGCTATGAACCGGCAGCCATTGGTTTTCTGAATCAGGTAAGGGAGCGCGCCGGCCTGCCATTGTATGCCGAATCGATCCGTAATACAACTTACCGGACTAAATACCCTACGCTAAAACTCGCAATCCTGCACGAGCGCCGCGCCGAGCTTGCGTTTGAGAACCACCGCTGGTTTGATTTGCTACGTTTCTTCTCAACAGATGAGCTTGTAGCCTATTTCAAGGCAAAAAGCCAGGACAATTTCGGTCTTGCCAAACTATCGAATTTTGGCCCAAAAGACCGCTACTACCCTATTCCGTTTGATGAATACAAATTGGATCCGACGAAAATGTATCAAAATCCCGGATATTGA